The following proteins are encoded in a genomic region of Primulina huaijiensis isolate GDHJ02 chromosome 3, ASM1229523v2, whole genome shotgun sequence:
- the LOC140972945 gene encoding uncharacterized protein yields MATTSGGAGRLSSQNLRDFLRIKEEDHHHILINRATTNSAVERNSISGLTLSAILGDKVRPPAEEPRPRVQSYRTLLDIIQDDQDPLGEDSGQSWRQLTERLRLSSRGSGLTSAAHSLTVNNTDAGNRMMPYRLSIFSSDSTEPNISTERATGRFEHTSSILPMRRSQREVDNINQNSHPAEGGGSDAVEVEQQQYSGRVSLMTLLAETDAHRGLTDGSIYMLEEEEKGIDLEEVVGGGGGGGDYNCCVCMIRRKGAAFIPCGHTFCRLCSRQLLVERRNCPLCNAPIHEILDIF; encoded by the coding sequence ATGGCAACTACCAGCGGCGGCGCAGGCAGATTGAGCTCGCAGAACTTGCGAGACTTTCTGAGAATCAAAGAAGAAGACCATCACCACATCCTAATCAACAGAGCCACCACAAACAGCGCCGTCGAACGGAACTCTATTTCCGGTCTAACATTAAGCGCCATTCTCGGAGATAAAGTGAGACCACCAGCCGAAGAGCCGCGGCCACGTGTCCAGTCTTACCGGACTCTCTTAGATATTATCCAAGATGATCAAGACCCCCTCGGGGAAGACAGCGGACAAAGCTGGCGACAGTTGACGGAGAGGCTTCGCCTCAGCTCCAGAGGCTCCGGTTTGACCTCAGCAGCCCACAGCCTCACCGTTAACAATACCGACGCCGGAAATCGCATGATGCCCTACCGGCTCTCCATATTTTCTTCCGATTCGACTGAGCCCAACATTTCAACAGAAAGAGCAACCGGGAGATTTGAGCACACGAGCTCAATCCTCCCAATGAGAAGATCGCAAAGGGAAGTCGATAACATCAACCAAAACAGTCATCCAGCCGAGGGAGGCGGCTCCGACGCCGTGGAAGTGGAACAGCAGCAGTACTCAGGGAGAGTATCTCTGATGACGTTGTTGGCGGAAACGGATGCACATCGAGGACTAACGGATGGATCGATTTATATGCTGGAGGAGGAAGAGAAAGGAATTGATTTGGAAGAGGTCGTTGGCGGTGGAGGTGGCGGAGGAGATTACAATTGCTGTGTGTGTATGATTAGGCGGAAGGGGGCGGCGTTTATTCCGTGCGGGCATACATTTTGCCGGCTGTGCTCCCGGCAGCTGTTGGTGGAAAGACGAAATTGCCCCCTTTGCAATGCCCCGATACACGAAATTCTTGATATCTTCTGA